A region of Chitinophaga horti DNA encodes the following proteins:
- a CDS encoding ribonucleoside-diphosphate reductase small subunit, translating into MNNENEILLKENKDRFVLLPINYPKVWEMYKRHEASFWTAEEIDLSGDLKDWAALNDGERHFISHVLAFFAASDGIVNENLAVNFMSEVQIPEARCFYGFQIMMENIHSETYALLIDTYVKDPVEKDRLFHAIETVPAVKKKAEWALRWIENGTFAERLVAFAAVEGIFFSGSFCSIFWLKKRGLMPGLTFSNELISRDEGLHCEFACLLFSMLEGKISEKQIQEIIGDAVAIEKEFITEALPVALIGMNAELMKQYIEFVADRWLSELGAAKMFNTANPFDFMEMISLQGKTNFFEKRVGDYQKAGVMGGKDSQTFSLDEDF; encoded by the coding sequence ATGAACAATGAGAATGAAATCCTTTTAAAGGAGAACAAGGACAGGTTTGTGCTGCTACCAATTAATTATCCCAAAGTGTGGGAAATGTATAAAAGGCATGAAGCCAGCTTTTGGACGGCCGAGGAAATTGACCTCAGCGGCGACCTGAAAGACTGGGCGGCTCTTAACGATGGTGAGCGCCACTTCATCAGCCACGTACTGGCTTTCTTTGCTGCGAGCGACGGGATTGTGAACGAGAACCTGGCAGTAAACTTCATGAGCGAAGTACAAATTCCGGAAGCACGTTGCTTCTACGGTTTCCAGATCATGATGGAAAACATCCACTCTGAAACCTATGCCCTGCTGATCGATACTTATGTAAAGGATCCGGTAGAAAAAGATCGCCTGTTCCACGCTATTGAAACCGTTCCTGCCGTTAAAAAGAAAGCAGAATGGGCATTGCGCTGGATCGAGAATGGCACTTTTGCAGAAAGACTGGTAGCCTTTGCTGCCGTAGAAGGTATCTTCTTCAGCGGTTCCTTCTGCTCTATTTTCTGGTTGAAAAAACGCGGCCTCATGCCAGGCCTGACCTTCTCCAACGAGTTGATCAGCCGCGACGAAGGTCTGCATTGCGAATTTGCCTGCCTGCTCTTTAGCATGCTGGAAGGTAAGATCAGCGAAAAACAGATCCAGGAAATCATTGGCGACGCTGTTGCAATCGAAAAAGAATTTATCACAGAAGCACTGCCGGTTGCACTGATCGGTATGAACGCAGAACTGATGAAACAATATATCGAGTTCGTAGCCGACAGGTGGCTGAGCGAACTGGGCGCCGCTAAAATGTTTAACACCGCGAATCCGTTCGACTTCATGGAAATGATTTCCCTGCAGGGTAAAACGAATTTCTTCGAAAAACGTGTAGGCGATTATCAGAAAGCGGGTGTAATGGGCGGCAAAGATTCCCAGACATTCAGCCTTGACGAAGACTTCTAG
- a CDS encoding ribonucleoside-diphosphate reductase subunit alpha: MFVIKRDGKKETVKFDKITARVEKLCYGLAPEYVDSIDVAKKVIQGLYDGVTTSELDNLAAETAASLTTKHPDYALLASRIAVSNLHKNTIKSFSKTVKNLYEYLDPKTGKSAALIADDVYEIIRKNAEILDSTIIYDRDFGFDYFGFKTLERSYLLKIDGKIAERPQHMFMRVAVGIHKEDIESAIKTYHLMSERWFTHATPTLFNAGTPKPQMSSCFLLTMQGDSIDGIYDTLKQTAKISQSAGGIGLSIHNIRATGSYISGTNGTSNGIIPMLRVFNDTARYVDQGGGKRKGAFAIYLEPWHADVFEFLDLRKNHGKEEMRARDLFYALWVSDLFMKRVEQNGDWSLFCPHEAPGLAECWGEEFEALYEQYEKEGRARKTVKAQDLWFAILDAQIETGTPYLLYKDSANRKSNQQNLGTIKSSNLCTEIIEYTAPDEVAVCNLASLALPRFVIDGKFDHQKLYDVTYQATLNLNKIIDNNYYPVEEARRSNLRHRPIGLGVQGLADAFILMRYPFESEEARKLNSEIFETIYFAAMTASKDLAAQDGHYESYPGSPISKGIMQFDMWGVTPSPRWDWKELKAEVAKVGVRNSLLVAPMPTASTSQILGNNECFEPYTSNIYTRRVLSGEFVIVNKHLLKDLVDLGLWDNDMKNQIIAHNGSIQKIEQIPSQLKELYKTVWEIKQRTIIDMAADRGAYICQSQSLNLFVDTPSAAKLTSMHFYAWKQGLKTGMYYLRTQAATQAVQFTVEKQGGQQMQPVIQQGGTETEELEVPVGAVCTMEEGCVTCSA, from the coding sequence ATGTTTGTTATAAAAAGAGACGGTAAAAAAGAGACCGTAAAATTTGACAAAATCACTGCACGCGTAGAGAAGCTTTGCTACGGCCTGGCGCCGGAGTACGTTGATTCTATCGACGTGGCAAAGAAAGTGATCCAGGGTTTATACGATGGCGTAACCACCAGTGAACTCGACAACCTTGCTGCTGAAACAGCTGCATCGCTCACCACCAAACACCCAGACTATGCACTGCTGGCTTCCCGCATCGCGGTGAGCAACCTGCATAAAAATACCATCAAGTCATTCTCGAAGACGGTAAAAAATCTTTACGAATACCTTGATCCTAAAACCGGTAAATCTGCCGCACTCATCGCGGACGACGTATACGAAATCATCAGGAAGAATGCGGAGATCCTCGACTCCACGATCATTTATGACCGTGACTTCGGTTTCGATTACTTCGGTTTTAAAACACTGGAGCGCTCTTACCTGTTGAAAATTGATGGCAAGATCGCAGAACGCCCGCAGCACATGTTTATGCGTGTAGCCGTTGGTATTCACAAAGAGGATATCGAATCTGCCATCAAAACTTATCACCTGATGAGCGAGCGCTGGTTCACACACGCCACGCCTACTCTCTTCAACGCAGGTACACCTAAACCACAAATGTCATCCTGCTTCCTGCTCACCATGCAGGGCGACAGCATCGATGGTATTTACGATACGCTGAAACAAACTGCTAAGATCTCCCAGAGCGCTGGCGGTATTGGTCTCAGCATCCACAACATCCGCGCTACCGGTTCCTACATCAGCGGCACTAACGGTACCTCTAACGGAATCATCCCAATGCTGCGTGTATTTAACGATACCGCGCGTTATGTAGACCAGGGCGGTGGCAAACGTAAAGGCGCTTTCGCCATCTACCTCGAGCCATGGCATGCAGACGTATTCGAGTTCCTCGACCTGCGTAAAAACCATGGTAAAGAAGAGATGCGCGCCCGCGACTTGTTCTACGCCCTGTGGGTATCTGACCTGTTCATGAAACGTGTTGAGCAAAATGGCGACTGGAGCCTGTTCTGCCCACACGAAGCACCAGGACTGGCAGAATGCTGGGGTGAAGAGTTTGAAGCACTGTACGAGCAGTACGAAAAAGAAGGCCGTGCCCGCAAAACTGTGAAAGCACAAGACCTCTGGTTCGCTATCCTCGATGCACAGATCGAAACCGGTACACCTTACCTGTTGTATAAAGATTCTGCCAACCGCAAATCAAACCAGCAGAACCTCGGTACCATCAAGAGTTCCAACCTGTGTACAGAGATCATCGAGTACACTGCGCCGGATGAAGTAGCCGTATGCAACCTGGCATCCCTCGCGCTGCCACGCTTCGTGATCGACGGTAAATTCGATCACCAGAAGTTGTACGACGTTACTTACCAGGCTACCCTGAACCTGAACAAGATCATCGACAATAACTACTACCCGGTTGAAGAAGCACGCCGCTCTAACCTCCGCCACCGTCCGATCGGTTTGGGCGTTCAAGGTCTGGCAGATGCGTTCATCCTCATGCGTTATCCGTTTGAAAGCGAAGAAGCGCGTAAGCTGAACAGCGAGATCTTCGAAACCATCTATTTTGCCGCGATGACCGCTTCTAAGGATCTGGCAGCACAGGATGGTCACTACGAAAGCTACCCTGGCTCTCCTATTTCGAAAGGCATTATGCAGTTCGATATGTGGGGTGTAACACCAAGCCCACGTTGGGATTGGAAAGAACTGAAAGCGGAAGTAGCAAAAGTAGGTGTTCGTAACTCGTTGCTGGTAGCGCCGATGCCAACCGCATCTACCTCCCAGATCCTCGGTAACAACGAGTGCTTCGAGCCGTATACTTCTAACATCTACACCCGTCGTGTATTGAGCGGCGAGTTCGTGATCGTGAACAAACACCTGCTGAAAGACCTGGTAGACCTCGGCCTGTGGGATAATGATATGAAAAACCAGATCATTGCACACAACGGTTCTATCCAGAAGATCGAGCAGATCCCTTCACAACTGAAAGAGCTGTACAAAACTGTTTGGGAAATCAAACAACGTACGATCATCGATATGGCGGCCGACCGCGGCGCGTACATCTGCCAGAGCCAGTCACTGAACCTGTTCGTAGATACGCCTTCTGCAGCTAAACTGACCTCCATGCACTTCTACGCCTGGAAACAAGGTCTGAAAACAGGTATGTACTACCTGCGTACACAGGCAGCTACACAAGCGGTACAGTTCACCGTGGAAAAACAAGGCGGCCAGCAAATGCAGCCTGTTATTCAGCAAGGCGGCACCGAAACCGAAGAACTGGAAGTTCCGGTTGGCGCAGTTTGCACTATGGAAGAAGGTTGCGTAACTTGCAGCGCTTAA
- a CDS encoding arylsulfatase translates to MKYIKLAMAAIMAGAGVTAVLSWKTEKPAPRPNIILIMADDLGYSDLGCYGGEIQTPNLDYLANNGIRYTQFYNTSRCCPTRASLLTGLYNHQAGIGKMSENDNTPGYNGYITPNTVTLAEVLKTAGYRTAMTGKWHVSNTVVQPTPKAQLDWLNHHTSHELFSPIEQYPTSRGFDKYFGTIWGVIDFFDPFAMVSGTKPITTVPANYYHTDAINDTAVAYIKEYTTAKEPFFLYIAHNAPHWPLQALPEDIAKYKNTYKGGWDAIRKARYEKMAKLGLIDTNTTKLSRRWKDDLSWENNPDKTWDAEAMAVHAAMVDRMDQGIGRIIETLRQSGQLDNTVILFLSDNGASAENCAAYGPGFDRPSETRDGRKIVYATKKEAMPGPQTTYSSLGQRWSNVVNTPYEYWKAESYEGGVRTPLIAFWPKGMKAKKGSYSNQVGHVMDFMATFTELAGAKYPAAYEGRTITPTEGISLTPSFYGKRSAGHKTLFNEHFGARFARQGDWKLVSLSNDTTWHLYNLSADKTEMHDLAGKHPEKVQELAGLWREWALTHQVLPKPGRK, encoded by the coding sequence ATGAAGTATATTAAACTGGCTATGGCCGCTATCATGGCGGGCGCCGGCGTTACTGCCGTGCTATCCTGGAAAACAGAAAAACCTGCCCCTCGCCCCAATATCATTCTCATTATGGCCGACGACCTCGGCTACTCCGACCTGGGCTGCTATGGTGGCGAAATACAAACACCCAACCTCGATTACCTCGCAAATAACGGCATCCGGTACACGCAGTTTTATAATACCTCGCGCTGCTGCCCTACCCGCGCTTCGTTGCTGACGGGTTTATACAACCACCAGGCAGGCATCGGCAAGATGTCTGAAAACGACAATACGCCTGGTTATAACGGCTACATCACTCCCAACACGGTTACTCTAGCGGAAGTACTTAAAACCGCCGGATACCGCACTGCAATGACCGGCAAATGGCATGTATCCAATACCGTTGTACAACCAACCCCGAAAGCGCAACTCGATTGGCTGAACCACCATACTTCCCACGAGTTGTTTTCTCCCATCGAACAATATCCGACGAGCCGCGGGTTCGACAAATACTTTGGCACCATCTGGGGCGTGATCGACTTCTTTGATCCGTTCGCCATGGTGAGCGGCACAAAACCGATTACTACCGTACCGGCCAATTATTACCATACAGATGCGATCAATGACACAGCTGTGGCGTATATTAAGGAGTACACGACCGCCAAAGAACCTTTCTTCCTATACATTGCCCATAACGCGCCACACTGGCCGTTACAAGCGTTGCCGGAAGACATCGCGAAATATAAAAACACCTATAAAGGCGGATGGGATGCCATTCGCAAAGCACGCTATGAAAAGATGGCGAAACTAGGATTGATCGACACTAACACCACTAAACTCTCTCGCCGCTGGAAAGACGACCTTTCGTGGGAAAACAATCCTGACAAAACCTGGGATGCCGAAGCCATGGCCGTACACGCCGCTATGGTCGATCGTATGGACCAGGGCATTGGTCGAATTATAGAAACCCTGCGGCAATCCGGCCAGCTGGATAACACCGTCATACTATTCCTTTCAGACAATGGCGCCAGTGCCGAAAACTGCGCCGCCTATGGCCCAGGCTTCGACCGCCCCAGCGAAACGCGTGATGGCCGTAAAATCGTGTACGCTACGAAGAAAGAAGCCATGCCCGGTCCGCAAACTACCTACAGCTCACTGGGGCAGCGCTGGTCGAACGTGGTGAACACCCCGTACGAATACTGGAAAGCTGAATCGTATGAAGGTGGCGTGCGTACGCCACTTATCGCCTTCTGGCCCAAAGGCATGAAAGCAAAGAAAGGCAGTTACAGCAACCAGGTAGGACATGTGATGGATTTTATGGCGACGTTCACGGAACTGGCGGGTGCGAAGTACCCGGCGGCCTATGAAGGCAGGACAATTACTCCAACCGAGGGCATAAGCCTCACGCCATCGTTTTACGGGAAGCGCTCTGCAGGGCATAAAACATTGTTTAACGAGCATTTCGGTGCCCGCTTCGCCCGCCAGGGCGACTGGAAGCTGGTGAGCCTGAGCAACGACACCACCTGGCATTTGTACAACCTCTCTGCCGACAAAACCGAAATGCACGACCTCGCCGGGAAACACCCGGAGAAAGTGCAGGAACTAGCCGGGTTATGGCGTGAGTGGGCACTGACGCACCAGGTGCTGCCAAAGCCGGGGCGTAAATAA
- a CDS encoding GNAT family N-acetyltransferase: MIYRTIRKEDNEHLAVIIRAGIAEFDVPTEGTAYTDPTTDDLFTLFQAPGSAYTVAEEHGLILGGCGVYPTAGLPGGYAELVRFFLAAEARGKGIGRLLMERTFDMARELGYTHLYIESFPEMKKAVGMYEKAGFNYLDKALGNSGHYACNVWMVKAL; encoded by the coding sequence GTGATTTACAGGACTATACGTAAGGAAGACAACGAGCACCTGGCCGTCATCATACGGGCCGGCATTGCGGAATTTGACGTACCCACAGAGGGTACTGCCTACACCGACCCCACCACCGATGATCTTTTTACATTGTTTCAGGCGCCGGGTTCCGCGTATACCGTGGCAGAAGAGCATGGCCTCATTCTGGGCGGATGCGGCGTTTACCCGACCGCTGGTTTGCCAGGTGGCTACGCGGAACTGGTACGTTTCTTTTTAGCGGCTGAAGCGCGCGGAAAAGGCATCGGGCGTTTGTTAATGGAGCGTACTTTTGACATGGCCCGTGAGCTCGGGTATACACACCTTTATATCGAATCGTTTCCTGAAATGAAGAAGGCAGTAGGGATGTACGAAAAAGCGGGCTTTAATTACCTGGATAAGGCGTTGGGTAACTCGGGGCATTATGCGTGTAATGTGTGGATGGTGAAGGCGTTATAG
- a CDS encoding ATP-binding protein, giving the protein MKKKVSVSDSGIQSSGLPKDYMEAVAEYIWNGFDAAATEVALIFDTNEIGSLNSLSIRDNGIGIDASSLEDTFGNFNDSIKRNTFQKSSSNVKGNKGRGRFSFVAFGGKAIWETVFFDKLSDKYLEYDITISRHSKDFYDPQNQKISASKLTGTTVTITDLFEVTGFSFQSEEFKSFLAREFGWFLLLNQEKQYQLTINSIPVDYSDLIIEKDVTVMSIKGSDGQENVFKVTFVRWKEKIGDKFYFYFLNSGQREVFKDLTSFNNNAIGFNHSIYVESRYFDKFNANDEQHSQNLFENNRQNGVFKTLMSALHNVVRRKQKEFVYGEAATKLIDTYERNGALPTFKNNKYDQARRIDLINVVKSLYCIEPKIFQGLNKEQQKVSIGLINILLDTDEREHIIELIGQIITLNSDERQQLLSVLRKTTVSRIANTVNLIEQRFKTIELLKALVFDMKKFTTERDHLQKAIEENYWILGEQYNMVSANEGFNKLLSAYNTFLEQDLKGSKNKVSSQEANRRPDIFLARKRAIDDVEDSQHLMEENLLVELKRPDVVIGKEQLRQIEDYLDIIRHDVSFNSQKRCWKFFIIGNKLDNYVHDQYLSQKEKGKKFLVKSVQNFEIYAYSWDDIFMMFDLRHKFLVDNLEFDKNVIRKELIEKGINIYAATTESANIIVHELTAGK; this is encoded by the coding sequence ATGAAAAAAAAGGTTTCGGTCAGCGATAGTGGAATACAATCGTCAGGATTGCCCAAAGATTATATGGAGGCTGTGGCTGAATATATATGGAATGGGTTCGACGCTGCTGCGACTGAAGTAGCGTTAATTTTTGACACTAATGAAATAGGATCTCTCAATAGCCTTTCTATTCGCGACAACGGTATAGGTATCGATGCCTCCTCACTTGAAGACACCTTCGGTAACTTCAACGATTCCATCAAAAGAAATACCTTTCAGAAATCATCATCAAATGTTAAAGGCAATAAAGGGAGGGGAAGATTTTCCTTCGTAGCTTTTGGCGGTAAAGCTATATGGGAAACCGTATTTTTCGATAAATTATCTGACAAATACCTCGAATACGATATCACGATCTCCCGGCACTCAAAAGACTTCTACGATCCACAGAATCAGAAAATCTCTGCTAGTAAACTAACTGGTACAACCGTTACAATTACCGATTTGTTTGAGGTCACCGGTTTTTCTTTCCAGTCTGAAGAATTTAAAAGTTTTTTGGCCAGGGAATTTGGATGGTTCCTTTTGCTAAATCAGGAAAAACAATACCAGCTTACAATTAATAGTATACCTGTAGATTATTCCGACCTAATCATAGAGAAGGACGTAACAGTTATGTCGATTAAAGGATCCGACGGTCAGGAAAACGTCTTCAAAGTAACATTCGTCAGATGGAAAGAAAAGATTGGTGATAAATTTTATTTTTACTTTCTTAACTCCGGACAGAGAGAAGTTTTCAAAGACCTGACCTCTTTTAATAATAACGCCATCGGTTTCAATCACAGTATATATGTAGAATCACGATACTTCGACAAGTTTAATGCGAATGACGAACAACATTCCCAAAACTTATTTGAAAACAACAGGCAAAATGGTGTTTTCAAAACATTGATGTCTGCATTGCACAATGTTGTTCGCCGCAAACAAAAAGAGTTTGTATATGGCGAAGCAGCGACGAAATTGATTGACACGTACGAGCGAAACGGAGCCCTTCCTACGTTCAAAAACAACAAATACGATCAAGCCAGGAGAATCGATCTGATTAATGTGGTAAAAAGCCTTTACTGTATTGAGCCGAAGATTTTCCAGGGATTGAACAAAGAACAACAAAAGGTCAGTATCGGCCTGATCAATATCCTTCTTGATACCGATGAAAGGGAACATATCATCGAGCTAATTGGCCAGATTATCACACTCAACTCCGACGAACGGCAGCAACTGCTGAGTGTACTCAGGAAAACAACAGTAAGCCGGATAGCGAACACAGTAAACCTTATAGAACAGCGGTTTAAAACAATCGAATTATTGAAAGCGCTGGTGTTCGATATGAAAAAATTTACGACGGAACGCGATCATCTTCAGAAAGCGATAGAAGAAAATTATTGGATACTTGGAGAACAGTATAACATGGTATCGGCGAATGAAGGTTTCAATAAATTACTTTCTGCATATAATACATTCCTCGAACAGGATCTGAAAGGAAGCAAAAACAAAGTATCGTCGCAGGAAGCCAACAGGCGACCCGACATCTTCCTGGCTAGAAAACGGGCTATTGATGACGTAGAAGACAGTCAACATTTAATGGAAGAGAACCTGCTCGTTGAATTAAAACGGCCGGATGTTGTGATCGGAAAGGAACAACTACGACAGATTGAGGACTATCTTGATATTATCCGCCATGACGTGTCCTTCAACTCTCAAAAAAGATGTTGGAAGTTTTTCATCATCGGTAATAAACTGGACAACTATGTTCATGATCAATATTTATCCCAGAAAGAAAAGGGAAAAAAATTCCTGGTGAAGTCCGTTCAAAATTTTGAGATATATGCATATAGTTGGGATGACATATTTATGATGTTCGATTTACGCCATAAATTCCTTGTCGACAACCTTGAATTTGATAAAAATGTTATTAGAAAGGAGTTGATTGAAAAGGGAATTAATATTTACGCTGCCACTACTGAATCAGCTAACATCATAGTACATGAATTGACTGCCGGAAAATAG
- a CDS encoding retropepsin-like aspartic protease: MNLKRNISGILFLLLISFNHAQAQDTIRLFKYAGNLKQVRVTIAGRTCHLLFDSGGGFTLLSPELAAQAGKTPYGQMSGFRMSGEKINYQRIDSITIAIGKLDLFHPEMGVWDLMSILPDGLPKIDGVLSLKSFEGRVVELDLGKDMLILHDEAPRPGNQSAWQSISARFATGNEGNELTIFLNILRNNRNYWFLFDSGNIGAPLLSSATVNEWRLPADSTGLYVTDLAPLAKQVSCEKRDILYDGALNFGIISQRRFLLDLRKRKIWMHIRH, translated from the coding sequence ATGAATCTCAAACGTAACATCTCGGGTATACTTTTTTTGCTGCTTATAAGCTTCAACCACGCCCAGGCGCAGGATACGATCCGTTTGTTTAAGTATGCCGGCAACCTGAAGCAGGTGAGAGTGACAATTGCCGGCCGCACCTGCCACCTGCTGTTCGATTCGGGTGGCGGCTTCACCTTACTTTCTCCGGAACTTGCAGCGCAGGCAGGCAAAACGCCGTACGGACAGATGAGTGGCTTTCGCATGTCTGGTGAGAAAATAAATTATCAGCGGATTGACAGTATCACGATAGCGATTGGCAAACTCGATCTGTTTCATCCGGAGATGGGTGTGTGGGACCTTATGAGCATCCTTCCTGACGGCTTACCAAAGATTGATGGCGTACTGTCATTGAAATCGTTTGAAGGGCGCGTAGTGGAATTGGATCTGGGGAAAGACATGTTGATCTTACATGATGAGGCGCCCAGGCCTGGCAACCAATCAGCCTGGCAATCCATCTCCGCACGCTTCGCTACCGGCAATGAGGGTAACGAACTGACAATATTTCTAAACATCCTGCGCAATAATCGTAACTACTGGTTCCTGTTCGATTCGGGCAACATCGGCGCGCCGCTTCTTTCTTCCGCGACGGTGAACGAATGGCGGCTGCCTGCTGATAGTACGGGGTTATACGTTACGGATCTTGCGCCTTTGGCAAAGCAGGTAAGTTGTGAAAAACGGGATATCCTTTACGATGGCGCGCTTAACTTTGGCATTATCAGCCAGCGTCGTTTTTTGCTGGACTTGCGAAAAAGAAAAATATGGATGCACATACGTCATTGA